The nucleotide sequence AAACACGGTGCCAAATTTCATCTTCTACAGGACTGACAATGATGACGGCGACGCAGAGAAAAAGAAACTCCAAAGTCAACTCCAAGGTACAACATTTTGTGTcaaacagactttattaaagaagcCACAATACAGTCCGCGATACcttcaattaaaaaatgtgtatgtttgAACCTTTCCAGAAGCGACATTTTATAAGTTCACCTTCAACACACCATCAACGATGACGAATGCCAGTTTACAGGTAAGAGACTTTACAAGCAATATGACAGCCTTTCATGCCGttatatatctataatatatgtattattgttatacttGTTGTCATTTTTCTGTCCTATTTAAACGTAACTTTATTCTTCGACAACATACATATGAAAATATAACTATgtcgttaaagggggggtgaaatgctcaatatcctgttaatcttgaatacctatagagtagtactgaaaccttcataactccaaaaagtctttagttttattatattcataagagaaagatagtctgtaccgatttttcccggaaaaacacgaccgactggaggcgtgacgtgtgggcggagctaaagaatcacgagcgccagtaggcttttgcgttgagagcgtttggaagctgtgacattaccgtgaggaaaaaaccatcatcccaaaacaaaccatggcttacagtcagattcagccgtttatttatgatccagaatcagatccagaggatgaaatttaacaagagcagcatcagcaacgacgtctctatgtggtatgcactgaaactgtatatatttgcttagcggttttggaaaatgactaagttccactttgtcgtcttttttttttaagctttacatgtggaaagtgcagtttgatgacaacatcgcatgttgtttacttgatgtgcttacgcgccgatagctaagttaacaacacagagatatttgaagcagttttactcaccgcatgcggttccaacacacgatcgtgaccctttttcgttgggattgcatcatccttaagaaataaacgatatgcaaatccgtcgtcaaactgggccttgtttgtaaaacaagcatcttcgaaatgcagggaacaaacaaaaacacttgcacatctccgttgatgctctgtaaaaataaactccatccactggtcccttaatgctgtttctcttttggtaatctgtgcagggttgtcttgccctggcaaccaaaaacacactccttttgtgacattttgcgacgctctcgctctgatcagtgaacgtctgttgtgctctctctgctctgctatacgggagcgcgctccatctaacgtcacacagaaccatactcaaaaaaaactttccgaaacttgtgacaaaccggaaggagtattttgggaacaaaaatactccttcaaatgtacaacttaatttttgaaactttgtccatgtttagcatgggaatccaactctttaacagtgtaaaaaaactcagtatgcatgaaatagcatttcaccccccctttaaagtttagAACAGTgattttcaacctgtgggccgctGCCCCCTAATGGGTCGCGATGGTATTTCAGGTGGGCCACcaatttctattaaaataaataatattgttaatatatgtgaaaatgtctaagtcataacataacatcatatcatatatataattaaataacaacaaaataaatattaaactgtaactatgcttccacttttcgtgctcgctgattggtttaagaataaacggccaatttatcttagagatttctgctgcatatgctacagaacaataaattcaaacatgcataaatggctgtcaacaggGTCGCTGATAAGAACAAATGCAGATGTTTCTGAGTGAAATAGATTGTAGTTTATGAGGCCagaaggtttttttctttttatttatttatcttcttaCATGTTACCCATTTAGCTCAGTTTGTTTCACGGCTGTTGTTTTCAGATTATTCACACAATGCATGCAGTGCAGCTGCTCATTGGTTTCTCACCAGTTTACTCGCTCTATATCTGCTCTCAATTTGCGCTTGTCACTGTAGTCTGACTCTAGTCTTGCTTTGTCCAGTGCTCCAGTTCTCTGCTGATTTTGACTGCTCGTCTCAACACTACTCTGCATCTTCGCTCCTGACTGCTTGCCGCTGACTGTCTAACCACTGAtctctgcctggatctggttttcccgttttgctgaacggtgccagcccgagttattttctgttcattgccagttcattcagtaaagacagttaacaatctagcttctgagtattAAGTTATTAATTCAACAATAGCGAGGTCAGTTCATTTTGTTTGCAGTgagccgcgcaaacatatgtgtttggctGTGTGGGCCGTGAATTGAAAAAGGATGGGAACCACTGGTTTAGGATATATTGTTTAACCGGTAAACatgaatgcattatacataaatagtgtgttatttatatttatgtggcTTGTTTATTATtctgatacatacatacatttaagaAAGTGCTTCTTAACTTATTTGTTACATTGTAAAGCTCCTGTCTtgtgtatgtaatttatttaataaaattttttatgtcctatatatattcattaagcTATTCCTTTAACTGGTCTAACCAGTTATCTGTCTATTACACCACACTATAAAATCATCTTATTTAACACAGATTTAATCTGAATTCAAGGTTTGATTCATTCAAGCAGGTTTGTCGTTGCTTTACAATCTGATCAAGTCCTCTAAATATGGGTATTTGTGTAACTACAGCCAATTttagatttgattattttatttatatcgcTTGTGTGcagaataattttatttcaaattgtttttatttgttatttcgaaactgtgaaatattatatataattgcgTGCATttatgaaacataaaataaaagtatagcCACACAATTTTCTCCACCTTTTTGAATATCTATTACTTTTGCTCAATAGAAAGCTATTGATTTGGCTAGCAGAGCTTCTGAGGAGGACAAGGCCAAAAACTACGAGGGAGCTCTGCGCCTCTATCAGCAGGCAATCCAGAATTATCTTCATGTGGTGAAATGTAAGAAGCCAAAAGCCATTCTTTATATACTTCACATGCaattttttgtatacatttatattttattgtaatgtttatttatatttacacatgctatattcaattaaaactgtataaattaatagtttattcatatattattaaataataatatattaaatattattaatagatAAGAATCAAATATcacttatttatattattaattaatttatatatatatatatatatatatatatatatatatatatatataatgatttttcctttttttccggCTTAAATGTATTGGATCccttattaaatgaaatatagtGAGCAAAAAAATCCTGAATTAATCCACGAACAAATAATGGcacgttttattgtttttgtattttaacgTACAgaaatttttgatttatttataatattcttaaatatgaaacatttaaattattattataaattattcaaTATAGTTTAATTgtattcacaaatatattaaaattatttgtatactaTAACTTGTCTTTTATATCTTAACTGTATTCAGTGCAGTTCATCGAGCAAAAAAATCCATAACTTGATGAtggaatatgttttattattattgtgcagaTGAAGCTCAGGGTGATAAGGTCAAGCAGAGCATCCGAGAGAAGTGTGCTGAGTATCTGGAGCGAGCGGAGCAGCTCATGCAGTACCTGAAGAATAAAGAGAGCACGCCGCCCTCCAAACCTGGCAGAGTTTCCCAGTCTGATGATAAAGGGTGAGAGGATCTACTTCCTGCTCAATCCACTAATCCACTTCCTGTTACACGGAGTAAACACGGTGCCAAATTTCATCTTCTACAGGACTGACAATGATGACGGCGACGCAGAGAAAAAGAAACTCCAAAGTCAACTCCAAGGTACAACATTTTGTGTcaaacagactttattaaagaagcCACAACAGGAGAAAAAACATGGATTTTGGACCTTCCCAGGTGCTATTGTCATGGAAAAACCCAACATTAAGTGGGACGATGTTGCTGGTTTGGAAGGAGCCAAAGAGGCCCTTAAACAAGCGGTCATCCTGCCAATCAAATTCCCTCATCTTTTCCCTGGTATGGTAGGTTGCATGAATTAATATGTCTGAAAATATCTTCTGAAGTGTTCTGAAGCTCATCACTGTCCACAGGGAAACGGAGAGGCATTCTGCTCTTTGGTCCGACAGGAACAGGAAAGTCCTACCTGGCTAAAGCAGTGGCTACCGAGGCCAACAACTCCACCTTCTTCTCCATCTCATCATCAGACCTGGTGTCCAAGTGGCAGGGAGAGAGCGAGAAGTGAGTGCTCCTCAAATGTTAAGTGGgaatatattatttgttaataatcaTTTAGAATGTAATATTGTTCATTCTGTCACTGTCTCTTAGGTTAGTGAAGAATCTGTTCAGTTTGGCTCAGGAGCAGAAGCCTTCGATCATCTTCATTGATGAGATCGATGCCATGTTCGGCTCCAGAAACGAGAACGAGAGCGAAGCGGCCCGCAAGATCAAGACTGAGTTTCTGGTCCAGATGCAAGGTAAACGCAAAGCTAGCGATAGCTTTGTCGCAAGAGCAAATTGACAGGGTTGTTATAGCtttgaaaatgtaactttttttggtttcttttctTATGTAGTAGGTTCAATTCCCATTTAGTGTTAATGGTTtagaaataatttttcttttgtttatataAGGACTGTAAACATTAACTCGTGCGATTAATTCAAAACCCTTAGCACGAAATTATCTTCCTTGCGTGGGTTGTGCTCGGGCGCGGCTCAAGTGCAGATGAATGTTTCGAAGTAATTGTGTTGCAGTCGGTCACCGCACCGGTGTGCATATTACTGTTCTTCACAATCAAAGATTTTAGCCTACGTCTTGGAACATAAGACCCAAATAAGAAGTTTTACTAGCTATTGTCTAACAAGTAAGGAACAAGTCTGCCAcgctttgttctgaccaactgaggaaaaaaataattacaataaatcgGGCTACCAATGGTGATTTAATCTAACGATCgattagctcatatcacatcaaaccgtGCAAACTGTTATGATTGTTGTACTTTATTTTCAAAtgattaatgttaacaacatcagcattacGTGAATATAGTGTGTATTAGTGTGTAGATTTTaatttctgtacagtctaatctctaatagtcataccatttgaatttcatataaaaaaattatttaaactcaAAAAGCAAATTATGCTATCTATTGGCAGCCCTAGTTGAAAGTTCAATTGCGACTTTTTATTCCACAAATCTGAGTTTTTTAGCAATTGGgaatttttgttttcaaaattgtcataaatatatgtgaccagtcactggggtatatttttagcaatagccaaaaaaatggGTCAAAATGAAATATTCTATTATGTCAAAAAGCAttatttaagatattaagtaaagatcatgttccatgaagatattttgtaaatttgctaccataaatatatcaaaatttaatttttgattagtaataatcattgctaaggacttcatttgaacaactttaaaggcgactattttctcagtatttttgttgcaccctcggattccagattttcaaatagttgtatctcagacaaaagCCATTCTTTATAAACTTCACATGCaattttttgtatacatttatattttattgtaatgtttatttatatttacacatgctatattcaattaaaactgtataaattaatagtttattcatatattattaaataataatatattaaatattattttaaaggcgacattttctcagtatttttgttgcaccctcggattccagattttcaaatagttgtatctcagacaaatattgtccgatcctaataaaccacacatcaatggaaagcttatttattcagcttaattgaaacttaagactggttttgtggtccaggctccagggtcacatattaaagtattacattaattaaattaatattaaattaagctgaaatgtcCAATTCTAAagggggaaaatatatatattttttttctttattgagtccttgtaaagtcagaattgcatggtataaattcacaattacctttttttgttatatttgtcaTAAATATTATGTATGGATTTATGTATCTATCATAATGTGGTAATGTATGattaaattgtattatgtttattataacattttatcacATTATAGTCAACATCTTAGTTGTATTTTTGTTAAGAAAACCATTTCTGTTTTTTGTGTTTGTAAtagttttcaatatttaaaatatattaaatatattataatattatatatataatatttaaaatgaaaatctttatattctatgtaatatataatattacaaaaacttaataatgttataaaatattattttttaatagttgttatTTATAATAGTTGAAATTATTTATTAGATCATTGATTATAAACGTATTTTTCTTATTCTCGCAGGCGTAGGAAATGACAACGAAGGAATTCTGGTCCTCGGAGCGACAAACATCCCCTGGACGCTGGATTCTGCCATCAGAAGAAGGTGAGTCGTACAAATCCACACACATTTTCATGTCTTGAAATGTCTATTTAGGCTTTGTAGCTTTATTATTGTCTCATGGTTATAGGTTTGAAAAGCTCATCCACATCCCTCTTCCAGAGCAGCAAGCTCGCTCCTCAATGTTTAAGCTGCACCTGGGCTCCACTCCCAATAACCTCAATGAATCTGATTTCATAACTCTTGGGAAGAAGACTGACGGCTACTCGGGTGCTGACATCAGCATCGTTGTTCGGGACGCCCTCATGCAGCCCATCCGCAGAGTTCAGTCCGCGACACACTTCAAAAAGGTACGGAATGACATTTGTATGGAAGCTCGTTTCCACcatgggattaaaaaaaaataaaaaaataaaaaaaactttttctcataattgagactttttttttcttggatttCTGAGGTTTTCTCACAAAATTGAGGTGGTGAGGTGGTTTAAAACCTtgaaattctgacatttttcatCTCAcgattatgagtttatatcttgcgattctgataaaaaaaaaaactctaaattgtgagataaaattaCTGTTCAATTACATTTAAGATTACTTTCACAGTAACCTTTTTTTAATCCCatggcagaaataaaaaaaaaaaacaagtcaccatattctgttatttttttctgccttggaataaaaaataaatactaattgcaactttatatcttacaattcttcATGTCTTGctattgtgaatttatatatatgtgtaaagTGGTGCAAGCATGCTTGCATTGGTTTGCGCACCTAGTAAAGCATCAGATGGAGCTGAATTGGTCCTCTCATGTCTGTTTTAACAGGTCAGAGGGAAAGCATGGAACAACCCAGAAGCTGTGGTGGATGACCTCTTAACGCCCTCCTCTCCAAACGACCCAGATGCAATCCAGATGACCTGGGAGGATGTAGCGAGGGATAAACTCCTGGAGCCGATAGTCAGCTTGGTAAGCTTGCTACTAGCGGAGGAAAAAAAGCTGAATTCCTAGAGCTTGTTTTGACCTTCAGGTCTGTGTGTCTCAGGAGGACATGTTGATGTCGCTCGAGAAAACCAAGCCCACTGTGAACGAAGAGGATCTGGAGAAGATGAAGAAGTTCACTCAGGACTTTGGCCAGTAGGGGTGAATTTTTGCAGGATTTACatggcatttatttatatttttccatcATGTTTACAAAGCTCCCTcggcatattttattatttactttgatCAGTTTTTAACCCTGAGATTTTGTGGGGGGAGCCTTAATATTATCCTGAACATAACCATTCAGGTCCCATGTCCATTCATTATTACTAAAAAATGAATTCCATATTTTCCAGACAACAATccgtgttttttttattctgagaTGTACTGAATTTTTCCAAAGTAacttatataatgcattatatgtcAAAAAGCCTAAGCAAAGTGTAAACACTTTTAAAAGTGGCCACTTACAGGTTTCTATAAATATAGTCTGTCTAAAATATGTCTGTGTGACAAGTCAGTCTGTACACAGTAGTATTGTCTGTACCACTGTGTTTTCTACATTTCAGGATGAGGTTCACAGAAACTGGGATAACgtgcattttgtttgttttctttaactaaataaatactgctTGTAACTAGTGACACtagaatttgtttattttatacataggcctaaatatttattttatttgttctgttttgaatagcattacatttaaatgatttgaaGTGAgggataataaaataaatgtttacagtgtttatggTTTTTACGTTTctcaatgtttgttttatttatcagtaTTTCAATTATTTCTGAAAGTA is from Carassius gibelio isolate Cgi1373 ecotype wild population from Czech Republic chromosome B22, carGib1.2-hapl.c, whole genome shotgun sequence and encodes:
- the LOC127987050 gene encoding vacuolar protein sorting-associated protein 4B-like isoform X1, whose product is MTNASLQKAIDLASRASEEDKAKNYEGALRLYQQAIQNYLHVVKYEAQGDKVKQSIREKCAEYLERAEQLMQYLKNKESTPPSKPGRVSQSDDKGTDNDDGDAEKKKLQSQLQEATFYKFTFNTPSTMTNASLQKAIDLASRASEEDKAKNYEGALRLYQQAIQNYLHVVKYEAQGDKVKQSIREKCAEYLERAEQLMQYLKNKESTPPSKPGRVSQSDDKGTDNDDGDAEKKKLQSQLQGAIVMEKPNIKWDDVAGLEGAKEALKQAVILPIKFPHLFPGKRRGILLFGPTGTGKSYLAKAVATEANNSTFFSISSSDLVSKWQGESEKLVKNLFSLAQEQKPSIIFIDEIDAMFGSRNENESEAARKIKTEFLVQMQGVGNDNEGILVLGATNIPWTLDSAIRRRFEKLIHIPLPEQQARSSMFKLHLGSTPNNLNESDFITLGKKTDGYSGADISIVVRDALMQPIRRVQSATHFKKVRGKAWNNPEAVVDDLLTPSSPNDPDAIQMTWEDVARDKLLEPIVSLEDMLMSLEKTKPTVNEEDLEKMKKFTQDFGQ
- the LOC127987050 gene encoding vacuolar protein sorting-associated protein 4B-like isoform X2, translated to MTNASLQKAIDLASRASEEDKAKNYEGALRLYQQAIQNYLHVVKYEAQGDKVKQSIREKCAEYLERAEQLMQYLKNKESTPPSKPGRVSQSDDKGTDNDDGDAEKKKLQSQLQGAIVMEKPNIKWDDVAGLEGAKEALKQAVILPIKFPHLFPGKRRGILLFGPTGTGKSYLAKAVATEANNSTFFSISSSDLVSKWQGESEKLVKNLFSLAQEQKPSIIFIDEIDAMFGSRNENESEAARKIKTEFLVQMQGVGNDNEGILVLGATNIPWTLDSAIRRRFEKLIHIPLPEQQARSSMFKLHLGSTPNNLNESDFITLGKKTDGYSGADISIVVRDALMQPIRRVQSATHFKKVRGKAWNNPEAVVDDLLTPSSPNDPDAIQMTWEDVARDKLLEPIVSLEDMLMSLEKTKPTVNEEDLEKMKKFTQDFGQ